ACGGTGGGTCCAGCTGCTGTGGTCGACGCACCCGCCCCCGTCCGCGCGGCTGGAGATGGGGCGACGGTGGGAGGAGGGGCTGCTCAGATGAGCACCCCCCGGACGCTCTGGGTCACCAACGACTTCCCGCCGCGGCTGGGAGGGATCGAGACCTTCGTCTCCGAGCTCGTCAGCCGGCTCGACCCCGCCGGTGTGCGGGTGCTCGCCGCCGCCGCGCCGGGCGACGCCGAACATGACGCGGACCTGCCGTTCCCCGTCGAACGGATCGGGCGCCGGCCGCTCCTGCCGACGCCCGCGGTGACGCGGCGGGTCCGGGCCGCCGCTGCCGCGCACGCCGCCGACGTCGTGGTGTTCGGCGCGTCGTGGCCACTCGGCGAGCTCGCGGGTGACCTCGACGTGCCGACATTCGCGCTCACGCACGGCCATGAGGCCGGGATGGTGCGGGTGGGTCTCGGTCCGCTCTTGCGGCGGGTGGCGCGCCGTGTCGACGGCCTCGGGGTGATCAGCCGGTTCACCCGCGCGGCGCTCGAGCCGTGGGTGGCGGCCCACACCGCCGTGTACGACCTCCCGCCGGGGGTTGACACCGACCGTTTCCATCCCGGCGTGGACGGCTCCCGGATCCGGGAGCGCCTGCACCTGTGCCCCGACGACGGGCTGGTCGTGTGCGTGGGACGCCTCGTGGCCCGCAAGGGGCACGACGTCCTCGTGGACGCCTGGCCCCGCGTGCGCGCCCGCCATCCCGGCGCGCACCTGCTGCTCTGCGGCGGCGGCCCGGCAGGTGCGCGCCTCGGCCGCAGGGCCGCCGCGCTCGGAGTCGAGGGGGCCGTCACCCTCGCCGGACCGGTCGGGACGCCTGACCTGCCCGCGGTGCACGCGGCCGCCGACGTCTTCGCGATGCCCTGCCGCACGCGCCTCGGCGGCCTCGACGTCGAGGGCCTCGGCATCGTCTACCTCGAGGCGCAGGCCACGGGCACGCCGGTGGTCGCCGGGCGTTCCGGTGGTGCCCCCGAGACCCTCGTCGACGGGCGCACCGGCCTCGTCGTGGGCGGCAGGGCGCCGGCCGAGCTGGCCGACGCGCTGTCCGCGCTGCTCGGCGACGGTGAGCGCCGCCGCGCCATGGGTGCCGCCGGGCGCGCCTTCATGGAGCAGCGCTACGCCTGGCCGGTCATCGCCGAGCGCTTCCGGGGGATCCTCGAGACGATCGCCGGTGCGCGCACGCACCGGTGACGGCGCACAGCCGCAGCAGCCCCGGCGCCAACCCTGCGGGCGTGGGATCCGTTGGAGGCGTAGTCTCGCGAACGAGGAGGCACCGGCATGCACAAGGACTTCACCCTCATCCCAGACGACCAGCCCGGCGTGCTCGCCCGCCTCGGCGAGGCCGCGGGGCGAGCGGGCATCAACATCGAGGGCATCAGCGCGTTCACGGGCGAAGGCAAGGGCATCGTCCACCTGCTCGTGCGCGACCCCGAGGACGCGCAGCGGGCGCTCGCCGAGGCGGGATTCGACGTCCGTGCCGCCCGCGACGTGCTCGTCGTGGACATCGAGGACCGGCCCGGGGCGATGGGCGAGGTCTGCCGCCGGCTCGCCGCCCACGACGTCAACATCCAGCAGGCCTACATCGCCGGCGGCGGATCAGGCGGGGGCTACCGGCTCGTGCTCGCCGTCGACGACATCGAGCGCGGTCGCGCGCTCGTGTGACGCGGACGCCGCGCTGCGGTCAGCGGGTGGGGACGGCGCAGGAGCCGTCGGCGCACGCCGCCACGTCGTGGCCGCCGTCCGCGGCGGGATCATCGCCGTTGTCGGGGCCGGCGCCGTCGCCGGTGACCCGGGCGGCGTCCTCCTGACCGGTGGTGTCGGGCAGCGACTCGGCCCAGACCGCCTCGAGCAGCTCGGTGAGGACCTCCGGGGACTGGGCTCCCGCGACGCCGTAGGCACGGTCGACGACGAAGAAGGGGACGCTTGTGATCCCCAGCGCTCGCGCGGTGGCCTCGTCGGCACGCACCTCTCCGGCGTACGCGTCGCCGGCGAGGACGGCGCGCGCCTCCTCGGGGTCGAGCCCGGCGTCGGCTGCCAGCCGGGCGAGGACCGCGACATTCCCGACGGGCTGGCCCTCGCAGAGGTAGGCGGCGAGCAGGCGTTCCTTCACCGCGTCCTGCACGCCCTGCTCACCGGCGAGGTGGAGCAGGCGGTGCGCGTCGAAGGTGTTGCCTGGACGGGCGATGTCGAGGCGGAATGCGAGACCCTCGGCCGCGGCCACGCGGGTCATGCGGTCGTGCATCGCCTGCGCCTCCGGCCGCGACACCCCGTACTTGGCGGCGAGGTGCTCGACCGCCACCCCGCGCTCCCGGGGCGCTGAGGGGTCGAGCTCGAAGCTCCGCCACGTCACCTCGACGGCGTGCGCGTGCGGGAAGCGGGCCAGCGCCGCCTCGAAACGCCGCTTGCCGACAAAGCACCAGGGGCATACGACGTCGGACCAGATCTCGATCTGCATGCGCACACCTCGTGAAAACCCGGGGACTTGCTCCAACACGCCGGCGACAAGGATCCTTCCCGAGGCCGGGGCGCCGTTCACGGTCGACGGGCGACGGCGAACACCGACTGTCCGAACGGGGGCGGAACCCACCGCTCGACGGCGGCGAACGCCGGCACGAGCCGGTCCCAGACGGACAGCGCCGGTCCCGCCGCCGGCCGCATGCGGAGGATGCGCATGCCGACGGTCCAGGCGAGCAGTCCGGGGGCGTTGACGTAGTGCAGGCAGACCAGCCGCAGGCCCGCGGCGTCGAGGGCGGCGACGAGGTCGGGACGGCGGTAGCGGCGGAAGTGCCCGATCTCACGGTCGAACCGGCTCATCGCGAACGTGAACGCGGGCACGACGAGGATCACCCGGCCGCCCGATGCGAGCAGCCGGGCGAACCCGCGCAGCGCTTCGACGTCGTCGGCGATGTGCTCGAGGACGTTGTAGGCCACGACCGCCGAGTGGTCGGCGTTCTCGGTGATGGGCGCGAGAAGGGCGCGCACGCGCACCCGCGGGTCGCCGGCGAAGCGGGCGCGGAGGAGCTCGAGGCGTTGCACATCGCCTTCCGAGGCGGTGAACACCTGCACCCACGGGGCCCACTCTGCCGCATAGTCGCCGAGCCCCGAGCCGACCTCGAGCGGCCGGGGGCCGAGCCAGGGGGTGGCGAACGACGCCAACCAGCGCCGGTAGCGCACCGCCTGACGGAGGTCCTCGAGCGTCTGGCCCTGCACGGACTGGTCACCGGCGACGGTCAGCGCCGCGCCGGCCGGCGCCTGTGGGATGGTGGGCACGGCGGAGCTCGACATGGGGCGCTCCCGGTGAAAGGGGCGACGGGCGGGCTGAAAGGATAGCCGCCGCACTGGCGGCAGGGACGGCGCGGCGGCGGAGCCGGAGGCAGGCCGGTCGCCGTGGCCACGGTAGCCTGCCGGGGATGGCCGCCCGGACCGCAGCCGCTCGGGCCGCGGGGCGCCGCCACGCGCGGTCGCGCCTGCGCCCCCTCGACGGGGTCGTCGCCGTGCTCCTCGCGACGGGCGCGGCCGCGCTGCGCGCCGGTCCGCTCGGCCCGTCGAGCCTCTGGCTGGACGACGCCTGGACCGCCCTCGTCGTGCGGGCCGACTCGGTCGCCGAGGCTGCCGCCCTCGCGGTGACCGCCCCTGGGTTCGGGCTGCTGCTGCGCGCGTGGCTCCAGGCGGTGGGCTTCTCGGAGACCGCCGCGCAGCTGCCGCCGTTCGCATTCGCCGTGCTCGGGCCGCCCGCGGTCTACCTCGTCGGCGTCACGGTCGGTCTGCGCCGCACGGCCGCCGGCGTGGCCGGGCTGCTGCTGCTCGCTGCACCGGCGCACCTCACGAACGCCACCCGGGTGAAGCAGTACACCCTCGACGCGCTGCTCGCCACGGGCGTCATCGCGCTCGCGTGGCGGGTGCTCGCAGCGCCCCGGGAGGCCGCCCGGTGGGCGACGCTGGCCGCTATCGGGACGCTGGCGACGCTCGTGTCCGCCCAGATCGCGCCCGTCGTCGTTGCCGCGCTGGCCGCCGGACTGCTCGCGGCCCGGCGCGCCGGCGCGGCGCTGGGGGCGGGCCTTGGCGCCACCACGGCCTACGGCGTGCTCGGCGGCGCGTGGTACCTCGCCTACCTGCGCCCCTCGGTGAGCCCTGCGCTGCGGGCGTACTGGAGCGGGCACTACCTCGACCTGGCGGACGGGCCCCGCGCGGTCGCTGCGGGACTCGTCCAGGGGCTCGGCGGGGTCCTCGGCGCGCTCTCGGCCGTCCCGGCCCCCTTCGTCGCCGTGCCGTTGCTGGCCGCAGCGGGGTGGGCGCTGCTGCGCCGGCCGGCGGTGGCGGTGCTCCTCGCGGGTCCGCTCGCCGTGACGGTGCTCCTCGCGGCCCTGCGGCTGGCCCCGCTGGGGGGTGGACGGACCGACATCGTCCTGCTGCCGGGCCTCGCGCTCCTCGCCGCCGTCGGCGTCGACGCGGCCGCCGGCGCGGACCGGCGGGCCGCGGCTGGCCTGGCCGCGGCGGTCCTCGCGGCGACGGCGCTGGCCCGACCCGACGCCGGCTCCTACCCGAGCCACGACGTGCGACCGCTCGTGGCGCGCATGGAGGCCGCGCTGCGACCCGGCGACGCCGTCCTCGTGTACTCCGCCACGCGCTGGGCCTACGGCCTCTACACCGGGTTCGATGTCGCCTTCCCGCCCGACCCGAGGCGAGGGACGGGCTTCGACGTGGCCGTCGCCGACCCTCGCGTGCGCATCCTCGAACCCCAACGCCACACCGCCGAGCGCTACGCCGCCGACGTGAGCGCGGGAATCCGCGGGGCACAGCGGGTGTGGCTGCTCGCCAGCGGATGGCGCGGCGACCTCGCGGTGCTCGAACGCCTCATCGGCGATCGGGGCCTCGTCGAGACCTCCCGCGAGTCGCGCCCCGGGGGGCTGCTCGTGCGCTGGGAGCGCCCGTGAGGCGGGCCGCTAGCCCATGGGCGCGTAGCTGATCTCGGCCCCGTCGAAACCGGGTGCGGAGTGCAGGGCCTCCATCACGTCGCCGAGCGCGGAGTTCGTGTCGGTGGCTGACACCGTCACCTCCGCCCTCACGCACAGCCGGCCACGCTCGTCGCGCCATGGTTCGTGCAGGCTCACGTCGCCGACCGGCCACAGCGCGGCTTCGAGCAGCTCGGAGCGGTCCGCCTCGGCGGGCAGGCACGCCGACACGATGATCCGGTGCGACGTGCTCGCCCTGGCGTGATCCGAGTCGGGCACCGGCGTGCCGGCGCTGCGGACGGCGGGCGCGAGGTCCTCGGTGGCGGGGGCCGGACCGACGTCGAGGGCGATGAGCAGTGACGCGTCAGGGGCCGCCCAGGCGACGTGCGTCGTCGCGGCGCGCAGCCCCGACACGGTCGGGGCGACCGGCACGACGACGAGGTCGTCGGCTCTCGCGGCGGCCCCGACGGCGAGGTCGAGCCGCCGCGGGTCGTGGTGGACCCGGTCGCTCAGCGCCGCCACCTCGGCGGGCAGGTCCACGGTGCTCTCGCCGCTGCGCACCACCCGGACCGGTGCCCCCGTCGTCTCGTGCAGCCGGCGCACGAGCGCGGCCGCGAGCCGGATGCCGCCGGTGGCGGCGCTCCCCAGGTGATCGTCGGACACGGGCAGCAGCAACCGCGAAAAGGACTTCTCGCCGAGGCGGGCGACCGCGAGCGGCACCGCCGAACGTCCCGCGATCGAGTCGATGAGGCTGCCGAAGACGTTCTGGTGGCTGCTGCGCCCCTGCCATCCCATGACGACGAGTGTCGCCTCGCACTCCCGCGCCGTGTCGAGCACCCCACGGGCGACGGATTCGTCGACGTCGAGCATGCCACGGGCCTCCACGCCGGCTCGTCGCGCGGTCACCTCGGCGCTGACGACGAGCTCGTGTGCCGTCTCCCGCTCCGCTGCGGGCGCGTCCGGGCGCAGGACGGTCACCGGGACAACCAGCCCGTCCCGCTCCGCGAGCGATGCGGCCAGCTCCAGCAGGGTGTACGCCGATCTGGGGTTGCTGACCGGGACGAGGACGGTGGTGCCGAAGGCCATGGGGCTATTAGACAGCATGCGCCTCCCGTGGCGCCTCGCGCCGGGGGGCGAACGGTGCTTTGCCATCCGGGCCGTGGCGCGCGGGTCGGGTTGGTTGCCTTGCGGGGCGCCGCTGGCGTCTACTGGGCCGATGCTCTTCCGACCGGATGCGCGGGATTTCCGGCTGATCGGTCTCTACTCCGCCCGCGTGCTCATGGGTGTCGGGGTGGCGATGCTGCTGCCCGCCACCCTCGGATTCGCCCTCGGGGAGGTGAACGAGGCGTGGGGCTTCATCGTCGCTGCGGCGCTCGCGGTCCTCCTCGCCCGCACGGCCGAATGGGTGTGCAGGACGAACGCGGCGCTGACGACGAGTCACGGGCTCGCGGCGGTCGGGGCGGCGTGGCTGCTGGCCCCGGTGTTCGCGGCCGTACCGCTCCTGCTGTCCGGTCACTACGTGTCCTACCTCGACGCCTACTTCGAGGCGATGAGCGGGTTCGCCACCATCGGCCTCACCCTCGCGAACGACATCGACCACATGGCAAGGAGCGTCAACCTGTGGCGGCACCTCATGCAGTTCATGGGCGGGCAGGGGATCATCATCGTCTTCCTCACCCTGTTCGCGCGCGGCGGCGGGGCCATCGGCGCTCTGTACGTCGGCGAGGGCCGTGAGGAGACCATCCTGCCGAACGTCGTCAGCACCGCGCGGTTCATCTGGCGGGTGGCCCTCACCTACGCGGTCGTCGGCATCTTCCTGCTCTGGGCGGCGCTCGTCACCGCGGGGATGACGCCGGGCCTCGCGCTCTACCACGGGACGAACCTCTTCATGGCCGCGTTCGACACCGGGGGGTTCGCGACGCAGTCCTCGTCGGTGGGCTTCTACCGCTCGCAGGTCGTCGAGGCGGTGCTCATGCCGATCATGGTCGCCGGGGGGTGCAGCTTCGCGCTGCACTACTGGCTGTGGCAGCGACGCGGCCGGGAGCTCGTCCGCAACCTGGAGTCGCGGGTGCTCGCCACCTCGATGCTGCTCGTGTTCGCCGTCATGTGCGTCGGGGTGGCGCGGATCGGACTGTTCGCCGACGTCGGCCCGCTGTTCCGCCACGCGTTCTTCCAGACCGTCAGCGCGCACACGACGACCGGGCTCGCGACGGTGCCCGGTCGGCTGTACCTCACGGACTGGGGGGTGCTGGCGCCCGGGATGCTCGTCATCGCCATGGCGCTCGGCGGCATGGCGGGCTCCACGGCAGGAGGGATCAAGGCGCTGCGCGTCGGACTCGTCCTGAAGGGGCTGAGGCGTGACCTCCGCAAGCTCCTGCTGCCCCATGACGCGGTCGTCGTGGAGACCTACCACGCCGGGCAACGGCGGATTCTCCGCAACCCCCAGGTGATGACCGCCGTCGTGGTGCTGCTCCTCTGGCTCGTCCTCTACCTGGCCGGGACGCTGGTCGGGCTCTTCTACGGTTACAACCTCCAGGTGGCCCTGTTCGACTCCACCGCCGCGGCGAGCTCGGGCGGGCTGTCGGTGGGCGTCGTCCGCCCCGACCTCGAGACCCCCCTGAAGCTCGTCTACATCGCCCAGATGGTCCTCGGGCGACTCGAGTTCGTCGCGCTGTTCGTGCTCCTCGGCTACCTCGTCGCGATCGTCCGGGGCAGGGCATGAGCCTCCAGGCGCCGGCCCGTGCAGTGAGTCGCCTCGGGGTGCTCGGTGGCGCCCTGGTCCTTGTCGCCCTCCTCGCAGGCGTCGTCGGGGTCGCCGAGGCGCTGCGTCATCCGCACGCCGACGTCCAGACCGCGACGCTCGCCGAGATGGGCGACGTCCGCGACGAGGTCGTGTGCCCGGACGCGCCAGCCGCTGCGGACGACGGTGCGGTCGCGGTGGGCTCCGGTGAGCTCCATGACTGCCCGGCGCTCTACGACGGCCTGCGGGTGCGCTACGAGGGCGAGGTCGTCGGCGCCTTGCTGTCCCGACGTGGCGTGGCGTGGACGCAGCTGAACGACGACGACTACGCCGGTGTGCTCGGCCCGCTGCCGGCGCACCGTGTCTACCGGGGCAGCAACGCAGGGGTCGGGGTCCTCCTGCCCACCGGGGTCGCCGAGGTCGTCGAATGGGTGGGCGGTCCCGCCGCTCGTGGCGACGTGCTCGTCGTCACGGGGACCTTCCACCGCGTCGACCCGGCCAGCCGGGAGGTCGCGGTCATACGGGCCGACTCGGCGGTGACGTCCCGCCCCGGGGGGCCCGCCCCAGCCGAGCCGCTGCCCGCCCGGCGGGTCCTCGGCATCGTGCTCGGGATCGCGGCCGCGGGCGTCACGGCGGGCCCCTGGCTCCTGCGCCGATGGAGCCGTTAGCTCAGGGGGTCAGCGTGTGGTAGTCGGCCTGGATGGCGTTGCGGTCTCGTGGTCGTGGTGGCCGGTTGCGTTCCGACCGTGCGACGATGAGGTTGCAGCGCCGTTGCAGCCGTGCGGCTCCCGTGACTGGACGCGGCGCCGGCGTGCGCATCCGGTGGGGCGTCTGGAACGCCCCACGTGGGGAAAGGGAGCCTCATGGTCTCGCACCCGCACCGATGCTCCTACATCCCGCCGCACGTCCTCGATCGTGTGGCGCGCCGCGCCGACGAGCCGGCGAAGGCCGCCGCCCGTGCGACCGCTCAGCAGAGCCAGGCGACCCGGCGCGCGCGCGCCGGCGCGATGCTCACCGTCCCCCGCCTGCTCGCCGCCCGGGCCGGCGTGGCGGCAGAAGCGGCGGGGGCACGGAGGGTGTATGACTGCAAGGGCCAGTGGGAGCAGCAGGTGGCCCTCGCGCGCAAGGAAGGCGACGAGGAGGCCTCAGGCGACGTCGACGTCGACACCGTCTACGAGCACGCCGGGTTCGCCCGCGAGTTCTACCGCGCCGAGCTCGGTCGCAACTCC
This is a stretch of genomic DNA from Egibacteraceae bacterium. It encodes these proteins:
- a CDS encoding universal stress protein translates to MAFGTTVLVPVSNPRSAYTLLELAASLAERDGLVVPVTVLRPDAPAAERETAHELVVSAEVTARRAGVEARGMLDVDESVARGVLDTARECEATLVVMGWQGRSSHQNVFGSLIDSIAGRSAVPLAVARLGEKSFSRLLLPVSDDHLGSAATGGIRLAAALVRRLHETTGAPVRVVRSGESTVDLPAEVAALSDRVHHDPRRLDLAVGAAARADDLVVVPVAPTVSGLRAATTHVAWAAPDASLLIALDVGPAPATEDLAPAVRSAGTPVPDSDHARASTSHRIIVSACLPAEADRSELLEAALWPVGDVSLHEPWRDERGRLCVRAEVTVSATDTNSALGDVMEALHSAPGFDGAEISYAPMG
- a CDS encoding potassium transporter TrkG gives rise to the protein MLFRPDARDFRLIGLYSARVLMGVGVAMLLPATLGFALGEVNEAWGFIVAAALAVLLARTAEWVCRTNAALTTSHGLAAVGAAWLLAPVFAAVPLLLSGHYVSYLDAYFEAMSGFATIGLTLANDIDHMARSVNLWRHLMQFMGGQGIIIVFLTLFARGGGAIGALYVGEGREETILPNVVSTARFIWRVALTYAVVGIFLLWAALVTAGMTPGLALYHGTNLFMAAFDTGGFATQSSSVGFYRSQVVEAVLMPIMVAGGCSFALHYWLWQRRGRELVRNLESRVLATSMLLVFAVMCVGVARIGLFADVGPLFRHAFFQTVSAHTTTGLATVPGRLYLTDWGVLAPGMLVIAMALGGMAGSTAGGIKALRVGLVLKGLRRDLRKLLLPHDAVVVETYHAGQRRILRNPQVMTAVVVLLLWLVLYLAGTLVGLFYGYNLQVALFDSTAAASSGGLSVGVVRPDLETPLKLVYIAQMVLGRLEFVALFVLLGYLVAIVRGRA
- a CDS encoding ACT domain-containing protein — protein: MHKDFTLIPDDQPGVLARLGEAAGRAGINIEGISAFTGEGKGIVHLLVRDPEDAQRALAEAGFDVRAARDVLVVDIEDRPGAMGEVCRRLAAHDVNIQQAYIAGGGSGGGYRLVLAVDDIERGRALV
- a CDS encoding class I SAM-dependent methyltransferase, which gives rise to MSSSAVPTIPQAPAGAALTVAGDQSVQGQTLEDLRQAVRYRRWLASFATPWLGPRPLEVGSGLGDYAAEWAPWVQVFTASEGDVQRLELLRARFAGDPRVRVRALLAPITENADHSAVVAYNVLEHIADDVEALRGFARLLASGGRVILVVPAFTFAMSRFDREIGHFRRYRRPDLVAALDAAGLRLVCLHYVNAPGLLAWTVGMRILRMRPAAGPALSVWDRLVPAFAAVERWVPPPFGQSVFAVARRP
- a CDS encoding DsbA family oxidoreductase produces the protein MQIEIWSDVVCPWCFVGKRRFEAALARFPHAHAVEVTWRSFELDPSAPRERGVAVEHLAAKYGVSRPEAQAMHDRMTRVAAAEGLAFRLDIARPGNTFDAHRLLHLAGEQGVQDAVKERLLAAYLCEGQPVGNVAVLARLAADAGLDPEEARAVLAGDAYAGEVRADEATARALGITSVPFFVVDRAYGVAGAQSPEVLTELLEAVWAESLPDTTGQEDAARVTGDGAGPDNGDDPAADGGHDVAACADGSCAVPTR
- a CDS encoding glycosyltransferase family 4 protein — encoded protein: MSTPRTLWVTNDFPPRLGGIETFVSELVSRLDPAGVRVLAAAAPGDAEHDADLPFPVERIGRRPLLPTPAVTRRVRAAAAAHAADVVVFGASWPLGELAGDLDVPTFALTHGHEAGMVRVGLGPLLRRVARRVDGLGVISRFTRAALEPWVAAHTAVYDLPPGVDTDRFHPGVDGSRIRERLHLCPDDGLVVCVGRLVARKGHDVLVDAWPRVRARHPGAHLLLCGGGPAGARLGRRAAALGVEGAVTLAGPVGTPDLPAVHAAADVFAMPCRTRLGGLDVEGLGIVYLEAQATGTPVVAGRSGGAPETLVDGRTGLVVGGRAPAELADALSALLGDGERRRAMGAAGRAFMEQRYAWPVIAERFRGILETIAGARTHR